Proteins encoded within one genomic window of Cellulomonas flavigena DSM 20109:
- a CDS encoding adenine phosphoribosyltransferase: MNGLVDGPGVTPGPSSDRDELAALVDGLLRTVPDFPEPGVQFRDIMPLLADADAFARVVAAFADHAHGPVDLVAGMEARGFLLASPVATALGAGVVPVRKAGKLPGPVVSQSYALEYGSAAVEVQPFTIPDGARVLVIDDVLATGGTAAATVELLESCGATVVGLSFLVELQALGGRALLPGRHVDTLLTLP; encoded by the coding sequence GTGAACGGGCTCGTGGACGGGCCGGGCGTCACGCCCGGCCCGTCGTCCGACCGCGACGAGCTCGCCGCCCTGGTCGACGGCCTGCTGCGCACGGTGCCGGACTTCCCCGAGCCGGGTGTCCAGTTCCGCGACATCATGCCGCTGCTCGCCGACGCCGACGCGTTCGCGCGCGTCGTGGCGGCGTTCGCGGACCACGCCCACGGACCGGTCGACCTCGTGGCGGGCATGGAGGCGCGTGGCTTCCTGCTGGCGAGCCCGGTGGCCACGGCCCTCGGCGCCGGCGTGGTGCCGGTGCGCAAGGCCGGCAAGCTTCCCGGCCCGGTGGTGTCCCAGTCGTATGCGCTCGAGTACGGCTCGGCCGCCGTCGAGGTGCAGCCGTTCACGATCCCCGACGGTGCCCGCGTGCTCGTCATCGACGACGTGCTGGCGACCGGGGGGACGGCGGCGGCGACCGTGGAGCTCCTGGAGTCGTGCGGCGCCACGGTCGTCGGACTGAGCTTCCTCGTGGAGCTCCAGGCGCTCGGGGGGCGGGCGCTGCTGCCTGGCCGGCACGTCGACACGCTGCTCACGCTGCCCTGA
- the secF gene encoding protein translocase subunit SecF — protein sequence MATGFAQWGNDLYSGRRSYDIVGRRRTWYVITAALVAISGVLLITPGLNPGIEFRGGSEFVVSGVETSDQQLATDTVLAVAPQEVPRVTTVGGSSLRIQTAELTSDEVTEVTNGLIAAFDVSEDQVTSTFIGPTWGRDVSQKAVTGLVVFLLFVSLVMTVYFRNWRMAAAAMLALFHDLILTVGIYAAVGWEVTPATVIGFLTILGYSIYDTVVVFDKVRENTVDTLDQTRFTYAEKANLAVNQTLVRSINTSVVALLPVASILVIGAFILGAGTLRDIALALFVGMFVGTFSSIFLATPLEVTLREREARVKAHTTKVLAARTGTVVDGEPVAAAPRAVAALRPGSHQGTAAQPKRKGR from the coding sequence ATGGCCACCGGATTCGCCCAGTGGGGCAACGACCTCTACTCCGGTCGTCGCTCGTACGACATCGTCGGACGCCGACGCACCTGGTACGTCATCACGGCCGCGCTCGTGGCGATCTCGGGCGTGCTGCTCATCACGCCCGGGCTGAACCCCGGCATCGAGTTCCGCGGCGGCTCGGAGTTCGTCGTCTCGGGCGTCGAGACGAGCGACCAGCAGCTCGCTACCGACACGGTCCTGGCGGTCGCGCCGCAGGAGGTGCCGCGCGTCACCACCGTCGGCGGCTCGTCGCTGCGGATCCAGACCGCCGAGCTCACCAGCGACGAGGTCACGGAGGTCACGAACGGCCTCATCGCCGCCTTCGACGTCAGCGAGGACCAGGTCACGAGCACGTTCATCGGCCCGACCTGGGGCCGGGACGTCTCGCAGAAGGCCGTGACCGGCCTCGTCGTCTTCCTGCTGTTCGTCTCGCTCGTCATGACGGTCTACTTCCGCAACTGGCGGATGGCGGCCGCCGCGATGCTCGCGCTGTTCCACGACCTGATCCTCACGGTCGGCATCTACGCCGCGGTCGGGTGGGAGGTCACGCCCGCGACGGTCATCGGGTTCCTCACGATCCTGGGGTACTCGATCTACGACACCGTCGTCGTCTTCGACAAGGTGCGCGAGAACACCGTGGACACCCTGGACCAGACGCGCTTCACGTACGCGGAGAAGGCGAACCTCGCGGTCAACCAGACGCTCGTGCGGTCGATCAACACGTCGGTCGTGGCGTTGCTGCCCGTGGCCTCGATCCTCGTGATCGGTGCGTTCATCCTCGGTGCCGGGACGCTGCGCGACATCGCGCTCGCGCTCTTCGTCGGCATGTTCGTCGGCACGTTCTCCTCGATCTTCCTCGCGACGCCGCTCGAGGTGACGCTCCGGGAGCGCGAGGCGCGCGTGAAGGCGCACACCACCAAGGTGCTCGCTGCTCGCACGGGGACGGTCGTCGACGGCGAGCCGGTCGCGGCCGCGCCGCGCGCGGTCGCCGCGCTGCGCCCCGGTAGCCACCAGGGCACGGCCGCCCAGCCCAAGCGCAAGGGCCGGTGA